One window of Drosophila busckii strain San Diego stock center, stock number 13000-0081.31 chromosome 3L, ASM1175060v1, whole genome shotgun sequence genomic DNA carries:
- the LOC108598290 gene encoding uncharacterized protein LOC108598290: MLKTQILRCICSKRNSLRLVRGFHHEFSKPEQTTSTDGNKTEQKEAKPTFASGVQNKYKIFRDEEALEIFDVEEARYQQQELPAAAEQDQYEGLNLKRGVRGVFDIEDLVQLLRKENVDDIFVCYVPEELKYVDHLAVCSARSYRHMLSTAEFVRRIFKIKRSKGDLLPRIEGEKSRDWMAMDLGNIALHIFSPQAREHYDLESLWAIGSQYDTESQKPQNPYGDIFTAKQPST, encoded by the exons AtgttaaaaacacaaatactGCGCTGCATATGCAGCAAACGCAACAGTCTGCGCCTAGTCCGTGGTTTCCATCACGAGTTTAGCAAACCAGAGCAAACTACATCGACGGATGGAAATAAAACCGAACAGAAAGAAGCTAAGCCAACTTTTGCCAGCGgcgtacaaaataaatataaaatatttcgcGATGAGGAGGCTTTAGAAATCTTTGATGTGGAGGAGGCGCGCTATCAACAGCAAGAGTTGCCTGCGGCAGCTGAACAGGATCAGTATGAGGGACTCAATCTAAAGC GCGGCGTGCGTGGTGTCTTTGACATAGAGGATCTagttcagctgctgcgcaagGAAAATGTTGATGATATATTTGTCTGCTATGTGCCAGAAGAGCTAAAGTATGTGGATCATCTGGCAGTCTGCAGCGCCAGAAGCTATCGGCATATGCTCTCCACGGCGGAGTTTGTGCGCcgcatatttaaaatcaaacgCAGCAAAGGTGATCTGCTGCCACGCATCGAAGGCGAAAAGAGCAGAGATTGGATGGCCATGGATTTGGGTAACATAGCTTTACATATATTCTCGCCACAAGCACGTGAGCATTACGATTTGGAATCGCTTTGGGCCATAGGCTCGCAATACGATACGGAAAGTCAAAAACCGCAGAATCCCTATGGTGATATATTTACAGCCAAACAACCATCGACGTAa
- the LOC108600881 gene encoding tyrosine-protein phosphatase non-receptor type 61F isoform X3: protein MSEREQQTVIATTKDNTPGRLKIEQEYKSRKNGSGWLGFYKEICEKSDREAKEKQFTTLESERLENRGLNRYRDVNPYDHSRIVLRRGNVNYVNANLVELERAERQYILTQGPLEETVGHFWLMVWEQDSRAILMLNKLVEKKQIKCHLYWPDKLGAEHALKLNTVKLCVELIKCETYQNYVRRWFKLTDLETQTSREVMQFHYTTWPDFGIPSSPDAFLKFLQQVRDSGALSVDVGPAIVHCSAGIGRSGTFCLVDCCLVLVDKFGECNVSQVLCELRSYRLGLIQTADQLDFSYQAIIEGIKKLNDPMPNTNAPMRNAV, encoded by the exons atgagtGAACGTGAACAGCAAACAGTAATAGCGACGACAAAGGATAATACGCCAGGCAGGCTGAAAATCGAACAGGAAtataaaagcagaaaaaatgGATCGGGTTGGCTTGGGTTCTACAAG GAAATTTGCGAAAAGTCCGATCGCGAGGCTAAAGAGAAACAGTTTACGACACTGGAATCGGAACGCCTAGAAAATCGTGGACTGAATCGCTATAGAGATGTTAATCCCTATGATCATTCACGTATTGTGCTAAGGCGTGGCAACGTTAACTATGTCAATGCCAATCTAGTTGAG CTGGAGCGCGCAGAACGTCAGTACATACTGACGCAGGGACCACTGGAGGAAACAGTTGGACACTTTTGGTTAATGGTCTGGGAGCAGGACTCTAGAGCTATATTGATGCTCAATAAGCTGGTGGAAAagaaacaaatcaaatgccaCTTATACTGGCCCGATAAGCTGGGTGCCGAACATGCGCTCAAGCTAAATACTGTTAAACTATGCGTGGAACTTATCAAATGCGAGACGTATCAGAACTATGTGCGAAGGTGGTTCAA ATTAACTGATCTCGAAACGCAGACAAGCCGCGAGGTGATGCAATTCCATTATACTACCTGGCCGGACTTTGGCATACCCAGCTCGCCGGATGCATTTCTCAAGTTCTTGCAGCAGGTGCGCGACTCGGGCGCTCTAAGCGTCGACGTTGGCCCAGCCATAGTGCATTGTAGTGCGGGCATTGGACGATCGGGCACATTTTGCCTGGTGGACTGCTGTCTGGTGTTGGTGGACAAGTTTGGCGAATGCAATGTATCCCAAGTTCTCTGCGAGCTGCGCAGCTATCGCTTGGGTCTCATACAGACTGCAGATCAGCTGGACTTTTCATATCAGGCCATCATCGAGGGCATCAAGAAGCTGAACGATCCC ATGCCGAATACGAATGCGCCAATGCGAAATGCAGTGTGA
- the LOC108599360 gene encoding transmembrane protein 258, with the protein MEHMQRYLSPVNPAVFPHLATVLLIIGTFFTAWFFIFVVSRKNSKERPLIKELLISLCASIFLGFGIVFLLLTVGIYV; encoded by the coding sequence ATGGAGCACATGCAGCGCTATTTATCACCTGTAAACCCAGCGGTTTTTCCACATCTCGCTACTGTGCTGTTAATTATCGGCACTTTCTTCACCGCCTGGTTCTTTATATTTGTGGTCTCGCGCAAGAACTCCAAAGAGCGTCCGCTCATCAAGGAGTTGCTAATCAGTTTGTGTGCCTCGATTTTCCTAGGATTTGGCATTGTATTTTTACTGCTAACTGTTGGTATTTACGTATGA
- the LOC108600881 gene encoding tyrosine-protein phosphatase non-receptor type 61F isoform X1 — MSEREQQTVIATTKDNTPGRLKIEQEYKSRKNGSGWLGFYKEICEKSDREAKEKQFTTLESERLENRGLNRYRDVNPYDHSRIVLRRGNVNYVNANLVELERAERQYILTQGPLEETVGHFWLMVWEQDSRAILMLNKLVEKKQIKCHLYWPDKLGAEHALKLNTVKLCVELIKCETYQNYVRRWFKLTDLETQTSREVMQFHYTTWPDFGIPSSPDAFLKFLQQVRDSGALSVDVGPAIVHCSAGIGRSGTFCLVDCCLVLVDKFGECNVSQVLCELRSYRLGLIQTADQLDFSYQAIIEGIKKLNDPSFLSAEEPILGNDAYAQTQDEQPPPLPPRSDSLNLPLAPSAGGVLSLDVRAAHANGESIELSSKDALNNIIIKPHEIINAEVADSLLNNRPLPPLPSLAQHSEQDSDSDIEEDYEEDDVDDDDDDDDDDEDEYEHIDQLEHSNGEVLPSADDVNANNEKSTTVEHNKANGIEATASTDSELKRRKRNEYQSSLEQKVNEIKRKQRENEDNQQSAKKRRSLLTYIAAGVVVGVIAAYAYTKLA, encoded by the exons atgagtGAACGTGAACAGCAAACAGTAATAGCGACGACAAAGGATAATACGCCAGGCAGGCTGAAAATCGAACAGGAAtataaaagcagaaaaaatgGATCGGGTTGGCTTGGGTTCTACAAG GAAATTTGCGAAAAGTCCGATCGCGAGGCTAAAGAGAAACAGTTTACGACACTGGAATCGGAACGCCTAGAAAATCGTGGACTGAATCGCTATAGAGATGTTAATCCCTATGATCATTCACGTATTGTGCTAAGGCGTGGCAACGTTAACTATGTCAATGCCAATCTAGTTGAG CTGGAGCGCGCAGAACGTCAGTACATACTGACGCAGGGACCACTGGAGGAAACAGTTGGACACTTTTGGTTAATGGTCTGGGAGCAGGACTCTAGAGCTATATTGATGCTCAATAAGCTGGTGGAAAagaaacaaatcaaatgccaCTTATACTGGCCCGATAAGCTGGGTGCCGAACATGCGCTCAAGCTAAATACTGTTAAACTATGCGTGGAACTTATCAAATGCGAGACGTATCAGAACTATGTGCGAAGGTGGTTCAA ATTAACTGATCTCGAAACGCAGACAAGCCGCGAGGTGATGCAATTCCATTATACTACCTGGCCGGACTTTGGCATACCCAGCTCGCCGGATGCATTTCTCAAGTTCTTGCAGCAGGTGCGCGACTCGGGCGCTCTAAGCGTCGACGTTGGCCCAGCCATAGTGCATTGTAGTGCGGGCATTGGACGATCGGGCACATTTTGCCTGGTGGACTGCTGTCTGGTGTTGGTGGACAAGTTTGGCGAATGCAATGTATCCCAAGTTCTCTGCGAGCTGCGCAGCTATCGCTTGGGTCTCATACAGACTGCAGATCAGCTGGACTTTTCATATCAGGCCATCATCGAGGGCATCAAGAAGCTGAACGATCCC AGCTTTCTTAGCGCCGAGGAGCCCATCTTGGGCAACGATGCGTATGCACAGACACAGGATGAGCAGCCGCCACCATTGCCGCCACGCTCGGATTCATTGAATCTGCCATTGGCGCCCAGCGCCGGTGGTGTGCTCTCATTGGACGTGCGTGCCGCGCATGCCAATGGCGAGAGCATAGAGCTGAGCAGCAAGGATGCCCTGAATAACATAATCATTAAGCCGcatgaaattataaatgccGAAGTGGCAGACAGTTTGCTCAACAATCgtccgctgccgccgctgccttcGTTAGCGCAGCATAGCGAACAGGATTCGGATAGCGACATAGAGGAAGACTATGAGGAGGATGATGtggacgatgatgatgacgatgatgatgatgatgaggacgAATATGAGCACATTGATCAGCTGGAGCACAGCAATGGAGAAGTGCTGCCCAGTGCGGATGATGTGAATGCTAACAATGAAAAGTCTACTACGGTGGAGCATAACAAAGCCAATGGCATTGAGGCGACAGCGAG taCCGACTCGGAGTTGAAGCGACGAAAACGCAACGAATATCAGTCGAGTTTGGAGCAGAAGGTTAACGAGAtcaagcgcaagcagcgcgAGAACGAGGACAATCAACAGTCGGCGAAAAAACGAAGGTCATTACTCACATATATTGCGGCAGGTGTTGTGGTGGGCGTCATTGCAGCCTATGCCTATACGAAGCTAGCTTAA
- the LOC108599104 gene encoding rhythmically expressed gene 2 protein has product MRALKRFRLITFDVTNTLLQFRTSPGKQYGEIGALFGARCDNNELAKNFKANWYKMNRDYPNFGRETTPQLEWQRWWRQLISGTFAESGAAIPEHKLDNFNNHLLELYKTTICWQPCNGSVELLQQLRKANATGTPLKVGVIANFDPRLAALLHNTKLDKYLDFALNSYEAKAEKPQAAIFESAMAVAGLSDLKPEQCLHIGDGPTTDYLGAKQLGWHAALVHEKSYTYLVKKYGEQIKREHVFPSLYDFHRKLSDDAVIW; this is encoded by the exons ATGCGCGCACTGAAACGCTTCAGATTGATAACATTCGATGTAACAAATACGCTGCTGCAATTTCGCACCAGTCCGGGCAAACAATATGGCGAGATTGGTGCGCTCTTTGGAGCGCGCTGTGATAACAATGAGCTCGCCAAGAATTTTAAGGCCAATTG GTACAAAATGAATCGCGACTATCCAAACTTTGGGCGTGAAACCACGCCCCAATTGGAGTGGCAGCGCTGGTGGCGTCAGCTGATATCAG GCACTTTTGCGGAAAGTGGCGCTGCCATACCCGAGCACAAGCTGGACAACTTTAACAATCATCTGCTGGAGCTATACAAGACCacaatttgctggcagccCTGCAATGGCAGCGTGgagctgttgcaacaattgcgtAAAGCTAATGCCACAGGAACGCCACTGAAAGTGGGTGTTATAGCCAATTTCGATCCACgcttggctgcgctgctgcacaACACTAAGCTGGATAAGTACTTGGACTTTGCGCTCAACTCCTATGAAGCTAAAGCGGAAAAGCCACAAGCGGCCATATTTGAAAGCGCCATGGCTGTGGCAGGCTTAAGCGACCTTAAGCCAGAGCAGTGTCTGCATATCGGTGATGGTCCAACCACAGATTATTTGGGCGCCAAGCAACTGGGCTGGCATGCGGCGCTGGTGCATGAGAAGAGTTACACATATTTGGTCAAGAAGTACGGCGAGCAAATCAAGCGTGAGCACGTTTTTCCAAGTCTCTATGATTTTCACAGAAAGTTGAGCGACGATGCAGTAATTTGGTAG
- the LOC108600881 gene encoding tyrosine-protein phosphatase non-receptor type 61F isoform X2, with amino-acid sequence MSEREQQTVIATTKDNTPGRLKIEQEYKSRKNGSGWLGFYKEICEKSDREAKEKQFTTLESERLENRGLNRYRDVNPYDHSRIVLRRGNVNYVNANLVELERAERQYILTQGPLEETVGHFWLMVWEQDSRAILMLNKLVEKKQIKCHLYWPDKLGAEHALKLNTVKLCVELIKCETYQNYVRRWFKLTDLETQTSREVMQFHYTTWPDFGIPSSPDAFLKFLQQVRDSGALSVDVGPAIVHCSAGIGRSGTFCLVDCCLVLVDKFGECNVSQVLCELRSYRLGLIQTADQLDFSYQAIIEGIKKLNDPSFLSAEEPILGNDAYAQTQDEQPPPLPPRSDSLNLPLAPSAGGVLSLDVRAAHANGESIELSSKDALNNIIIKPHEIINAEVADSLLNNRPLPPLPSLAQHSEQDSDSDIEEDYEEDDVDDDDDDDDDDEDEYEHIDQLEHSNGEVLPSADDVNANNEKSTTVEHNKANGIEATASTDSELKRRKRNEYQSSLEQKVNEIKRKQRENEDNQQSAKKRRQSKKHKLSKTA; translated from the exons atgagtGAACGTGAACAGCAAACAGTAATAGCGACGACAAAGGATAATACGCCAGGCAGGCTGAAAATCGAACAGGAAtataaaagcagaaaaaatgGATCGGGTTGGCTTGGGTTCTACAAG GAAATTTGCGAAAAGTCCGATCGCGAGGCTAAAGAGAAACAGTTTACGACACTGGAATCGGAACGCCTAGAAAATCGTGGACTGAATCGCTATAGAGATGTTAATCCCTATGATCATTCACGTATTGTGCTAAGGCGTGGCAACGTTAACTATGTCAATGCCAATCTAGTTGAG CTGGAGCGCGCAGAACGTCAGTACATACTGACGCAGGGACCACTGGAGGAAACAGTTGGACACTTTTGGTTAATGGTCTGGGAGCAGGACTCTAGAGCTATATTGATGCTCAATAAGCTGGTGGAAAagaaacaaatcaaatgccaCTTATACTGGCCCGATAAGCTGGGTGCCGAACATGCGCTCAAGCTAAATACTGTTAAACTATGCGTGGAACTTATCAAATGCGAGACGTATCAGAACTATGTGCGAAGGTGGTTCAA ATTAACTGATCTCGAAACGCAGACAAGCCGCGAGGTGATGCAATTCCATTATACTACCTGGCCGGACTTTGGCATACCCAGCTCGCCGGATGCATTTCTCAAGTTCTTGCAGCAGGTGCGCGACTCGGGCGCTCTAAGCGTCGACGTTGGCCCAGCCATAGTGCATTGTAGTGCGGGCATTGGACGATCGGGCACATTTTGCCTGGTGGACTGCTGTCTGGTGTTGGTGGACAAGTTTGGCGAATGCAATGTATCCCAAGTTCTCTGCGAGCTGCGCAGCTATCGCTTGGGTCTCATACAGACTGCAGATCAGCTGGACTTTTCATATCAGGCCATCATCGAGGGCATCAAGAAGCTGAACGATCCC AGCTTTCTTAGCGCCGAGGAGCCCATCTTGGGCAACGATGCGTATGCACAGACACAGGATGAGCAGCCGCCACCATTGCCGCCACGCTCGGATTCATTGAATCTGCCATTGGCGCCCAGCGCCGGTGGTGTGCTCTCATTGGACGTGCGTGCCGCGCATGCCAATGGCGAGAGCATAGAGCTGAGCAGCAAGGATGCCCTGAATAACATAATCATTAAGCCGcatgaaattataaatgccGAAGTGGCAGACAGTTTGCTCAACAATCgtccgctgccgccgctgccttcGTTAGCGCAGCATAGCGAACAGGATTCGGATAGCGACATAGAGGAAGACTATGAGGAGGATGATGtggacgatgatgatgacgatgatgatgatgatgaggacgAATATGAGCACATTGATCAGCTGGAGCACAGCAATGGAGAAGTGCTGCCCAGTGCGGATGATGTGAATGCTAACAATGAAAAGTCTACTACGGTGGAGCATAACAAAGCCAATGGCATTGAGGCGACAGCGAG taCCGACTCGGAGTTGAAGCGACGAAAACGCAACGAATATCAGTCGAGTTTGGAGCAGAAGGTTAACGAGAtcaagcgcaagcagcgcgAGAACGAGGACAATCAACAGTCGGCGAAAAAACGAAG GCAAtccaaaaaacacaaacttaGCAAGACTGCATGA
- the LOC108598896 gene encoding tumor susceptibility gene 101 protein, with the protein MPAIEEAQITKYLAKYKNVSATRKDVIDVVTTYRSLSYDLQTFVFNDGSKKDLFQLQGTIPVVYKNNTYYIPICIWLMDTHPQNAPMCFVRPTPTMQIKVSMYVDHNGKIYLPYLHDWQPQSSDLLSLIQVMIVTFGDHPPVYSKPKEATPAPYPASNYMPQPGGAAGNSYLPYPSGAGAGNFPPYPAAGGGNFPPYPTAGPAGNVGGGGSYPPYYPQPGGYPGSTGGYNPAGAGSVSSTGTITEEHIKASLISAVEDKLRRRIQEKVNQYQAEIETLNRTKQELVEGSAKIDAIITRLEREQTELQKNIGVLKDKEQELQESLDSLENAEAIDPDEAVTTTAPLYRQLLNAYADEAATEDAIYYLGEGLRGGVIDLETFLKHVRTLSRKQFILRATMQKCRQKAGLAG; encoded by the exons ATGCCAGCCATAGAAGAGGCGCagataacaaaatatttagctaag TATAAGAATGTGAGTGCAACACGCAAAGATGTTATAGATGTGGTTACCACATATCGCAGTTTATCTTATGATTTGCAGACATTTG TTTTTAATGATGGCAGCAAAAAGGATTTGTTTCAGCTGCAGGGCACCATTCCGGTGGTGTACAAAA ACAATACGTACTACATTCCCATTTGCATCTGGCTAATGGACACTCATCCTCAAAATGCGCCTATGTGCTTTGTCAGACCCACACCAACAATGCAAATCAAGGTATCCATGTATGTGGATCACAATGGCAAAATATACCTACCTTATCTGCATGATTGGCAACCGCAGAGCTCGGATTTGTTATCACTCATACAGGTCATGATTGTAACCTTTGGCGATCATCCACCAGTGTATTCAAAGCCCAAAGAAGCAACACCGGCACCATATCCTGCCAGCA ATTATATGCCTCAACCAGGGGGCGCTGCTGGCAATAGCTATTTGCCTTATCCTAGCGGTGCAGGCGCTGGTAATTTTCCACCTTAtcctgctgctggtggtggtaaCTTTCCACCATATCCTACCGCGGGACCAGCAGGTAatgtgggtggtggtggcagTTATCCACCGTATTATCCACAACCAGGTGGTTATCCCGGCAGCACTGGTGGCTAT AATCCTGCTGGTGCTGGGTCTGTCAGCTCAACGGGTACGATCACAGAGGAGCACATAAAGGCCTCGCTGATTAGCGCTGTGGAGGATAAGCTCCGCCGTCGTATACAGGAGAAGGTTAATCAGTATCAAGCTGAGATTGAGACGCTGAATCGGACCAAGCAAGAGCTGGTGGAAGGCAGCGCTAAAATTGACGCCATCATCACACGCTTAGAGCGCGAGCAAACTGAGCTGCAGAAAAACATTGGTGTGCTAAAGGATAAGGAGCAGGAATTGCAGGAAAGTTTGGACTCGCTAGAAAACGCCGAAGCCATTGATCCCGATGAAGCAGTGACCACTACGGCGCCTTTGTACAGACA ATTGCTTAATGCATATGCTGATGAGGCGGCCACAGAGGATGCCATTTATTACCTTGGCGAGGGTCTGCGTGGCGGTGTCATTGATCTGGAAACCTTCTTGAAGCATGTTCGCACACTCTCACGCAAACAGTTCATCTTACGCGCCACCATGCAAAAGTGTAGACAGAAAGCTGGATTGGCTGGCTAG